In a genomic window of Dermochelys coriacea isolate rDerCor1 chromosome 11, rDerCor1.pri.v4, whole genome shotgun sequence:
- the LRRFIP1 gene encoding leucine-rich repeat flightless-interacting protein 1 isoform X18, with translation MGTQGAGRKRLPNRERLTAEDDALNQIAREAEARLAAKRAARAEAREIRMKELERQQKEEDSERYSRRSRRYASASDEDERMSVGSRGSLRVEERPEKDFEKGARTVSSLSAATLASLGGTSSRRGSGDTSISVDTEASIREIKDSLAEVEEKYKKAMVSNAQLDNEKTNFMYQVDTLKDALLELEEQLAESRRQYEEKSKEFEREKHAHSILQFQFTEIKETLKQREEMLEKHGIIPNLEVATNGEALDGLNNEGYSDSTKVTPGATQTLQTVGDGTLGRANEVEMKDEILEDMGKREILQNTEHEEHKEESEEREIVKEIKTLHADENTEAEKTVEDNDVTSTVMLSSGREEQIQSHTEHVSGNVSSTENSDVIELRKETESGDDSLEAQQSGSKESEHSSDLNHLTNENWETGTLKSQGIETPQGRPTDLNTEHESERLAQEQKITQEDFTICQREGSSEIFQEALDFVASSHASASDQSGSPEDARAGTGIKESHMEAQTESLYQAEESTENEVMSSLEKQLDEGCIERTIGKGEGGKNDSDTAEEENKTGNTVQSQGRKEVDSVEEEGETACASEVTPDTIVKEQKTDETHTLSTFSKNDLIFAEEEGNMQDEAENEKNIAERGQTKDTGKMEEVTGMLDIKPDSENKRVKEEPPLVPLDEFAEVKEGVSHQTEQDQDVMKEIQSQETILVTSPSDHEIEESNTETWDESRKGKESRSELMEDERTQVETQTIKCSEEVKNNPIQEKDKTVENEMQKVVKEEEDESRQELTQDVSVIIEEKVDDKEASVESSKKLDLTDQQHDRSVSDDSSLQKITELSQQFNESLEGNTKEMEIQKTVLDDACQLSRKERDTKQMGNGNEEDENKGIEEQNELQEVKKQEVVPDFEEDADYIKTQKAELDEKSNEQVEVEGQEEEIVEDDGEKFDFDDDLGLILKTPGKHDAEKVNTQTLEEVRGKEIVTETAKTEKGEKEETHQSRTQSVENEGMVTEGNASIQQEKEKEAEEAGHLQTDTSRSAAPEKACDLVEDETENETVLDSNNMEKIADEYSSEQELGNLGNTRDESKDDMQASRRGKGRSKEDCMIS, from the exons GTTGAAGAAAGGCCAGAAAAAGACTTTGAGAAG GGAGCTCGTACTGTGTCAAGCTTATCAGCAGCTACGCTAGCCTCTCTGGGTGGAACTTCCTCCCGGAGAGGCAGTGGGGACACCTCCATCTCCGTTGATACTGAGGCATCCATTAGAGAAATAAAG GACTCCCTAGCAGAAGTTGAAGAGAAATATAAAAAGGCTATGGTGTCTAATGCACAGCTAGACAATGAGAAAACAAACTTCATGTACCAAGTAGATACCTTGAAGGATGCATTGTTAGAGTTAGAAGAACAGCTGGCAGAATCCAGGAGGCAATATGAAGAGAAAAGCAAA GAATTTGAGCGGGAAAAGCATGCTCATAGCATATTGCAGTTTCAGTTCACAGAAATCAAGGAGACCCTGAAGCAAAGAGAAGAAATGCTCGAG AAACATGGAATAATCCCAAATTTGGAAGTAGCCACCAATGGAGAGGCTTTAGATGGTCTCAATAATGAAGGATACTCAGATTCTACCAAGGTTACTCCAGGGGCGACTCAGACCTTACAGACAGTTGGGGATGGGACACTAG GCAGAGCCAATGAAGTGGAGATGAAAGATGAGATTTTGGAGGATATGGGGAAAAGAGAAATCTTGCAGAATACTGAGCATGAGGAACACAAAGAGGAGTCTGAGGAGCGGGAAATTGTAAAGGAGATAAAGACATTGCATGCTGATGAAAATACAGAGGCAGAGAAAACCGTGGAAGACAATGATGTCACATCAACAGTGATGTTAAGTAGTGGACGTGAGGAACAAATTCAAAGCCATACAGAACATGTTTCAGGAAATGTTTCTTCCACTGAAAATAGTGATGTAATTGAGTTGAGAAAGGAAACAGAATCAGGAGATGATAGCTTAGAAGCCCAACAGTCTGGTAGTAAGGAATCTGAACATagtagtgatttaaatcacttgacTAATGAGAATTGGGAAACGGGTACACTGAAAAGTCAGGGTATTGAGACTCCTCAGGGAAGACCTACTGACTTAAACACAGAGCACGAATCTGAAAGACTTGCACAAGAGCAGAAAATAACACAAGAGGATTTTACAATTTGCCAGCGAGAAGGCAGTAGTGAAATATTTCAGGAAGCTCTTGATTTTGTGGCTAGCAGCCATGCGTCAGCTTCTGATCAGTCAGGATCACCAGAAGATGCAAGAGCAGGTACAGGTATTAAAGAATCACATATGGAGGCTCAAACTGAAAGTCTCTATCAAGCAGAAGAAAGCACTGAAAATGAGGTTATGAGTAGCTTGGAGAAACAGCTTGATGAAGGGTGCATAGAGAGAACAATTGGTAAAGGAGAGGGTGGTAAAAATGACAGTGATACAGCTGAAGAAGAAAATAAGACTGGAAATACAGTTCAGAGTCAGGGAAGGAAAGAAGTAGATTCtgtggaagaggagggagaaacagcATGTGCAAGTGAGGTCACACCAGATACAattgtaaaagaacaaaaaacagatGAAACACATACTCTATCCACTTTTTCAAAAAATGATCTGATATTTGCAGAAGAGGAAGGAAATATGCAAGATGAGGCAGAGAATGAGAAGAATATTGCTGAGAGGGGACAAACAAAAGACACAGGAAAGATGGAAGAAGTAACAGGCATGTTGGACATAAAACCAGATTCTGAAAACAAAAGGGTGAAAGAGGAACCACCTCTGGTACCCCTAGATGAATTTGCAGAGGTAAAAGAGGGTGTATCGCATCAGACAGAGCAGGACCAAGATGTCATGAAAGAAATTCAATCCCAAGAAACCATTTTAGTTACTAGTCCCAGCGATCATGAAATTGAGGAGTCAAACACAGAAACGTGGGATGAAtctaggaaaggaaaggaaagtagAAGTGAGTTGATGGAAGATGAGAGAACACAGGTAGAAACCCAAACAATTAAGTGCAGTGAAGAAGTAAAGAATAATCCAATACAAGAAAAAGATAAGACTGTAGAAAATGAAATGCAGAAAGTAGTtaaagaagaggaagatgaaTCTAGACAGGAATTGACTCAAGATGTCAGTGTAATTATTGAAGAGAAAGTTGATGATAAAGAGGCATCAGTGGAAAGTAGCAAGAAGCTGGATCTTACAGACCAGCAGCATGATAGATCTGTTTCTGATGATAGTTCATTGCAGAAAATCACAGAACTGTCACAGCAATTTAATGAATCCCTTGAAGGCAACAcaaaggaaatggaaattcaGAAAACTGTGTTAGATGATGCATGTCAACTTAGCAGAAAAGAAAGGGATACAAAACAGATGGGAAATGGGAATGAGGAAGATGAGAATAAAGGAATAGAAGAGCAGAACGAATTACAAGAAGTTAAGAAACAGGAAGTTGTTCCAGATTTTGAGGAAGATGCTGATTACATCAAGACACAGAAAGCAGAGCTGGATGAGAAGTCTAATGAACAAGTTGAGGTGGAGGGTCAAGAGGAGGAAATAGTGGAAGATGACGGTGAAAAATTTGATTTTGATGATGATTTAGGGCTGATATTAAAAACTCCCGGAAAGCATGATGCTGAGAAAGTTAATACACAAACGTTGGAGGAAGTTAGGGGAAAGGAAATAGTCACAGAAACTGCCAAAACAGAAAAAGGTGAAAAGGAGGAAACTCATCAAAGCAGAACACAGAGTGTAGAGAATGAGGGCATGGTTACTGAAGGCAATGCTAGTATccagcaggaaaaagaaaaggaagctgAAGAAGCTGGTCATTTGCAAACTGATACCTCTCGGTCTGCAGCTCCAGAAAAAGCATGTGATCTGGTGGAAGACGAAACTGAAAATGAAACCGTGTTAGACAGCAATAATATGGAAAAAATAGCTGATGAATATTCATCAGAACAGGAGTTAGGAAACTTAGGCAACACTAGGGATGAAAGCAAAGACGATATGCAAGCTAGTAGACGGGGCAAGGGTAGATCTAAAGAAGATTGTATGATATCATGA
- the LRRFIP1 gene encoding leucine-rich repeat flightless-interacting protein 1 isoform X10 — MQTEADCFSPEAQKLAEARLAAKRAARAEAREIRMKELERQQKEVEERPEKDFEKGARTVSSLSAATLASLGGTSSRRGSGDTSISVDTEASIREIKDINELKNQIQDVEGKYMQGLKEMKDSLAEVEEKYKKAMVSNAQLDNEKTNFMYQVDTLKDALLELEEQLAESRRQYEEKSKEFEREKHAHSILQFQFTEIKETLKQREEMLEEIRQLQQKQENYIREISDLQETIEWKDKKIGALERQKEFFDSIRSERDDLRDEVVVLKEQLKKHGIIPNLEVATNGEALDGLNNEGYSDSTKVTPGATQTLQTVGDGTLGRANEVEMKDEILEDMGKREILQNTEHEEHKEESEEREIVKEIKTLHADENTEAEKTVEDNDVTSTVMLSSGREEQIQSHTEHVSGNVSSTENSDVIELRKETESGDDSLEAQQSGSKESEHSSDLNHLTNENWETGTLKSQGIETPQGRPTDLNTEHESERLAQEQKITQEDFTICQREGSSEIFQEALDFVASSHASASDQSGSPEDARAGTGIKESHMEAQTESLYQAEESTENEVMSSLEKQLDEGCIERTIGKGEGGKNDSDTAEEENKTGNTVQSQGRKEVDSVEEEGETACASEVTPDTIVKEQKTDETHTLSTFSKNDLIFAEEEGNMQDEAENEKNIAERGQTKDTGKMEEVTGMLDIKPDSENKRVKEEPPLVPLDEFAEVKEGVSHQTEQDQDVMKEIQSQETILVTSPSDHEIEESNTETWDESRKGKESRSELMEDERTQVETQTIKCSEEVKNNPIQEKDKTVENEMQKVVKEEEDESRQELTQDVSVIIEEKVDDKEASVESSKKLDLTDQQHDRSVSDDSSLQKITELSQQFNESLEGNTKEMEIQKTVLDDACQLSRKERDTKQMGNGNEEDENKGIEEQNELQEVKKQEVVPDFEEDADYIKTQKAELDEKSNEQVEVEGQEEEIVEDDGEKFDFDDDLGLILKTPGKHDAEKVNTQTLEEVRGKEIVTETAKTEKGEKEETHQSRTQSVENEGMVTEGNASIQQEKEKEAEEAGHLQTDTSRSAAPEKACDLVEDETENETVLDSNNMEKIADEYSSEQELGNLGNTRDESKDDMQASRRGKGRSKEDCMIS; from the exons GTTGAAGAAAGGCCAGAAAAAGACTTTGAGAAG GGAGCTCGTACTGTGTCAAGCTTATCAGCAGCTACGCTAGCCTCTCTGGGTGGAACTTCCTCCCGGAGAGGCAGTGGGGACACCTCCATCTCCGTTGATACTGAGGCATCCATTAGAGAAATAAAG GATATCAATGAGTTAAAGAACCAGATTCAGGATGTAGAAGGCAAATACATGCAGGGACTGAAAGAAATGAAG GACTCCCTAGCAGAAGTTGAAGAGAAATATAAAAAGGCTATGGTGTCTAATGCACAGCTAGACAATGAGAAAACAAACTTCATGTACCAAGTAGATACCTTGAAGGATGCATTGTTAGAGTTAGAAGAACAGCTGGCAGAATCCAGGAGGCAATATGAAGAGAAAAGCAAA GAATTTGAGCGGGAAAAGCATGCTCATAGCATATTGCAGTTTCAGTTCACAGAAATCAAGGAGACCCTGAAGCAAAGAGAAGAAATGCTCGAG GAAATCCGACAGCTACAACAGAAACAGGAGAACTATATCAGGGAAATTTCTGATCTTCAGGAGACGATAGAGTGGAAAGACAAAAAAATAGGG GCGTTAGAGAGGCAGAAAGAGTTCTTTGATTCCATAAGGAGTGAGCGGGATGACCTCAGAGATGAGGTGGTTGTGCTGAAGGAACAACTGAAG AAACATGGAATAATCCCAAATTTGGAAGTAGCCACCAATGGAGAGGCTTTAGATGGTCTCAATAATGAAGGATACTCAGATTCTACCAAGGTTACTCCAGGGGCGACTCAGACCTTACAGACAGTTGGGGATGGGACACTAG GCAGAGCCAATGAAGTGGAGATGAAAGATGAGATTTTGGAGGATATGGGGAAAAGAGAAATCTTGCAGAATACTGAGCATGAGGAACACAAAGAGGAGTCTGAGGAGCGGGAAATTGTAAAGGAGATAAAGACATTGCATGCTGATGAAAATACAGAGGCAGAGAAAACCGTGGAAGACAATGATGTCACATCAACAGTGATGTTAAGTAGTGGACGTGAGGAACAAATTCAAAGCCATACAGAACATGTTTCAGGAAATGTTTCTTCCACTGAAAATAGTGATGTAATTGAGTTGAGAAAGGAAACAGAATCAGGAGATGATAGCTTAGAAGCCCAACAGTCTGGTAGTAAGGAATCTGAACATagtagtgatttaaatcacttgacTAATGAGAATTGGGAAACGGGTACACTGAAAAGTCAGGGTATTGAGACTCCTCAGGGAAGACCTACTGACTTAAACACAGAGCACGAATCTGAAAGACTTGCACAAGAGCAGAAAATAACACAAGAGGATTTTACAATTTGCCAGCGAGAAGGCAGTAGTGAAATATTTCAGGAAGCTCTTGATTTTGTGGCTAGCAGCCATGCGTCAGCTTCTGATCAGTCAGGATCACCAGAAGATGCAAGAGCAGGTACAGGTATTAAAGAATCACATATGGAGGCTCAAACTGAAAGTCTCTATCAAGCAGAAGAAAGCACTGAAAATGAGGTTATGAGTAGCTTGGAGAAACAGCTTGATGAAGGGTGCATAGAGAGAACAATTGGTAAAGGAGAGGGTGGTAAAAATGACAGTGATACAGCTGAAGAAGAAAATAAGACTGGAAATACAGTTCAGAGTCAGGGAAGGAAAGAAGTAGATTCtgtggaagaggagggagaaacagcATGTGCAAGTGAGGTCACACCAGATACAattgtaaaagaacaaaaaacagatGAAACACATACTCTATCCACTTTTTCAAAAAATGATCTGATATTTGCAGAAGAGGAAGGAAATATGCAAGATGAGGCAGAGAATGAGAAGAATATTGCTGAGAGGGGACAAACAAAAGACACAGGAAAGATGGAAGAAGTAACAGGCATGTTGGACATAAAACCAGATTCTGAAAACAAAAGGGTGAAAGAGGAACCACCTCTGGTACCCCTAGATGAATTTGCAGAGGTAAAAGAGGGTGTATCGCATCAGACAGAGCAGGACCAAGATGTCATGAAAGAAATTCAATCCCAAGAAACCATTTTAGTTACTAGTCCCAGCGATCATGAAATTGAGGAGTCAAACACAGAAACGTGGGATGAAtctaggaaaggaaaggaaagtagAAGTGAGTTGATGGAAGATGAGAGAACACAGGTAGAAACCCAAACAATTAAGTGCAGTGAAGAAGTAAAGAATAATCCAATACAAGAAAAAGATAAGACTGTAGAAAATGAAATGCAGAAAGTAGTtaaagaagaggaagatgaaTCTAGACAGGAATTGACTCAAGATGTCAGTGTAATTATTGAAGAGAAAGTTGATGATAAAGAGGCATCAGTGGAAAGTAGCAAGAAGCTGGATCTTACAGACCAGCAGCATGATAGATCTGTTTCTGATGATAGTTCATTGCAGAAAATCACAGAACTGTCACAGCAATTTAATGAATCCCTTGAAGGCAACAcaaaggaaatggaaattcaGAAAACTGTGTTAGATGATGCATGTCAACTTAGCAGAAAAGAAAGGGATACAAAACAGATGGGAAATGGGAATGAGGAAGATGAGAATAAAGGAATAGAAGAGCAGAACGAATTACAAGAAGTTAAGAAACAGGAAGTTGTTCCAGATTTTGAGGAAGATGCTGATTACATCAAGACACAGAAAGCAGAGCTGGATGAGAAGTCTAATGAACAAGTTGAGGTGGAGGGTCAAGAGGAGGAAATAGTGGAAGATGACGGTGAAAAATTTGATTTTGATGATGATTTAGGGCTGATATTAAAAACTCCCGGAAAGCATGATGCTGAGAAAGTTAATACACAAACGTTGGAGGAAGTTAGGGGAAAGGAAATAGTCACAGAAACTGCCAAAACAGAAAAAGGTGAAAAGGAGGAAACTCATCAAAGCAGAACACAGAGTGTAGAGAATGAGGGCATGGTTACTGAAGGCAATGCTAGTATccagcaggaaaaagaaaaggaagctgAAGAAGCTGGTCATTTGCAAACTGATACCTCTCGGTCTGCAGCTCCAGAAAAAGCATGTGATCTGGTGGAAGACGAAACTGAAAATGAAACCGTGTTAGACAGCAATAATATGGAAAAAATAGCTGATGAATATTCATCAGAACAGGAGTTAGGAAACTTAGGCAACACTAGGGATGAAAGCAAAGACGATATGCAAGCTAGTAGACGGGGCAAGGGTAGATCTAAAGAAGATTGTATGATATCATGA
- the LRRFIP1 gene encoding leucine-rich repeat flightless-interacting protein 1 isoform X19 — MGTQGAGRKRLPNRERLTAEDDALNQIAREAEARLAAKRAARAEAREIRMKELERQQKEVEERPEKDFEKGARTVSSLSAATLASLGGTSSRRGSGDTSISVDTEASIREIKDSLAEVEEKYKKAMVSNAQLDNEKTNFMYQVDTLKDALLELEEQLAESRRQYEEKSKEFEREKHAHSILQFQFTEIKETLKQREEMLEEIRQLQQKQENYIREISDLQETIEWKDKKIGKHGIIPNLEVATNGEALDGLNNEGYSDSTKVTPGATQTLQTVGDGTLGRANEVEMKDEILEDMGKREILQNTEHEEHKEESEEREIVKEIKTLHADENTEAEKTVEDNDVTSTVMLSSGREEQIQSHTEHVSGNVSSTENSDVIELRKETESGDDSLEAQQSGSKESEHSSDLNHLTNENWETGTLKSQGIETPQGRPTDLNTEHESERLAQEQKITQEDFTICQREGSSEIFQEALDFVASSHASASDQSGSPEDARAGTGIKESHMEAQTESLYQAEESTENEVMSSLEKQLDEGCIERTIGKGEGGKNDSDTAEEENKTGNTVQSQGRKEVDSVEEEGETACASEVTPDTIVKEQKTDETHTLSTFSKNDLIFAEEEGNMQDEAENEKNIAERGQTKDTGKMEEVTGMLDIKPDSENKRVKEEPPLVPLDEFAEVKEGVSHQTEQDQDVMKEIQSQETILVTSPSDHEIEESNTETWDESRKGKESRSELMEDERTQVETQTIKCSEEVKNNPIQEKDKTVENEMQKVVKEEEDESRQELTQDVSVIIEEKVDDKEASVESSKKLDLTDQQHDRSVSDDSSLQKITELSQQFNESLEGNTKEMEIQKTVLDDACQLSRKERDTKQMGNGNEEDENKGIEEQNELQEVKKQEVVPDFEEDADYIKTQKAELDEKSNEQVEVEGQEEEIVEDDGEKFDFDDDLGLILKTPGKHDAEKVNTQTLEEVRGKEIVTETAKTEKGEKEETHQSRTQSVENEGMVTEGNASIQQEKEKEAEEAGHLQTDTSRSAAPEKACDLVEDETENETVLDSNNMEKIADEYSSEQELGNLGNTRDESKDDMQASRRGKGRSKEDCMIS, encoded by the exons GTTGAAGAAAGGCCAGAAAAAGACTTTGAGAAG GGAGCTCGTACTGTGTCAAGCTTATCAGCAGCTACGCTAGCCTCTCTGGGTGGAACTTCCTCCCGGAGAGGCAGTGGGGACACCTCCATCTCCGTTGATACTGAGGCATCCATTAGAGAAATAAAG GACTCCCTAGCAGAAGTTGAAGAGAAATATAAAAAGGCTATGGTGTCTAATGCACAGCTAGACAATGAGAAAACAAACTTCATGTACCAAGTAGATACCTTGAAGGATGCATTGTTAGAGTTAGAAGAACAGCTGGCAGAATCCAGGAGGCAATATGAAGAGAAAAGCAAA GAATTTGAGCGGGAAAAGCATGCTCATAGCATATTGCAGTTTCAGTTCACAGAAATCAAGGAGACCCTGAAGCAAAGAGAAGAAATGCTCGAG GAAATCCGACAGCTACAACAGAAACAGGAGAACTATATCAGGGAAATTTCTGATCTTCAGGAGACGATAGAGTGGAAAGACAAAAAAATAGGG AAACATGGAATAATCCCAAATTTGGAAGTAGCCACCAATGGAGAGGCTTTAGATGGTCTCAATAATGAAGGATACTCAGATTCTACCAAGGTTACTCCAGGGGCGACTCAGACCTTACAGACAGTTGGGGATGGGACACTAG GCAGAGCCAATGAAGTGGAGATGAAAGATGAGATTTTGGAGGATATGGGGAAAAGAGAAATCTTGCAGAATACTGAGCATGAGGAACACAAAGAGGAGTCTGAGGAGCGGGAAATTGTAAAGGAGATAAAGACATTGCATGCTGATGAAAATACAGAGGCAGAGAAAACCGTGGAAGACAATGATGTCACATCAACAGTGATGTTAAGTAGTGGACGTGAGGAACAAATTCAAAGCCATACAGAACATGTTTCAGGAAATGTTTCTTCCACTGAAAATAGTGATGTAATTGAGTTGAGAAAGGAAACAGAATCAGGAGATGATAGCTTAGAAGCCCAACAGTCTGGTAGTAAGGAATCTGAACATagtagtgatttaaatcacttgacTAATGAGAATTGGGAAACGGGTACACTGAAAAGTCAGGGTATTGAGACTCCTCAGGGAAGACCTACTGACTTAAACACAGAGCACGAATCTGAAAGACTTGCACAAGAGCAGAAAATAACACAAGAGGATTTTACAATTTGCCAGCGAGAAGGCAGTAGTGAAATATTTCAGGAAGCTCTTGATTTTGTGGCTAGCAGCCATGCGTCAGCTTCTGATCAGTCAGGATCACCAGAAGATGCAAGAGCAGGTACAGGTATTAAAGAATCACATATGGAGGCTCAAACTGAAAGTCTCTATCAAGCAGAAGAAAGCACTGAAAATGAGGTTATGAGTAGCTTGGAGAAACAGCTTGATGAAGGGTGCATAGAGAGAACAATTGGTAAAGGAGAGGGTGGTAAAAATGACAGTGATACAGCTGAAGAAGAAAATAAGACTGGAAATACAGTTCAGAGTCAGGGAAGGAAAGAAGTAGATTCtgtggaagaggagggagaaacagcATGTGCAAGTGAGGTCACACCAGATACAattgtaaaagaacaaaaaacagatGAAACACATACTCTATCCACTTTTTCAAAAAATGATCTGATATTTGCAGAAGAGGAAGGAAATATGCAAGATGAGGCAGAGAATGAGAAGAATATTGCTGAGAGGGGACAAACAAAAGACACAGGAAAGATGGAAGAAGTAACAGGCATGTTGGACATAAAACCAGATTCTGAAAACAAAAGGGTGAAAGAGGAACCACCTCTGGTACCCCTAGATGAATTTGCAGAGGTAAAAGAGGGTGTATCGCATCAGACAGAGCAGGACCAAGATGTCATGAAAGAAATTCAATCCCAAGAAACCATTTTAGTTACTAGTCCCAGCGATCATGAAATTGAGGAGTCAAACACAGAAACGTGGGATGAAtctaggaaaggaaaggaaagtagAAGTGAGTTGATGGAAGATGAGAGAACACAGGTAGAAACCCAAACAATTAAGTGCAGTGAAGAAGTAAAGAATAATCCAATACAAGAAAAAGATAAGACTGTAGAAAATGAAATGCAGAAAGTAGTtaaagaagaggaagatgaaTCTAGACAGGAATTGACTCAAGATGTCAGTGTAATTATTGAAGAGAAAGTTGATGATAAAGAGGCATCAGTGGAAAGTAGCAAGAAGCTGGATCTTACAGACCAGCAGCATGATAGATCTGTTTCTGATGATAGTTCATTGCAGAAAATCACAGAACTGTCACAGCAATTTAATGAATCCCTTGAAGGCAACAcaaaggaaatggaaattcaGAAAACTGTGTTAGATGATGCATGTCAACTTAGCAGAAAAGAAAGGGATACAAAACAGATGGGAAATGGGAATGAGGAAGATGAGAATAAAGGAATAGAAGAGCAGAACGAATTACAAGAAGTTAAGAAACAGGAAGTTGTTCCAGATTTTGAGGAAGATGCTGATTACATCAAGACACAGAAAGCAGAGCTGGATGAGAAGTCTAATGAACAAGTTGAGGTGGAGGGTCAAGAGGAGGAAATAGTGGAAGATGACGGTGAAAAATTTGATTTTGATGATGATTTAGGGCTGATATTAAAAACTCCCGGAAAGCATGATGCTGAGAAAGTTAATACACAAACGTTGGAGGAAGTTAGGGGAAAGGAAATAGTCACAGAAACTGCCAAAACAGAAAAAGGTGAAAAGGAGGAAACTCATCAAAGCAGAACACAGAGTGTAGAGAATGAGGGCATGGTTACTGAAGGCAATGCTAGTATccagcaggaaaaagaaaaggaagctgAAGAAGCTGGTCATTTGCAAACTGATACCTCTCGGTCTGCAGCTCCAGAAAAAGCATGTGATCTGGTGGAAGACGAAACTGAAAATGAAACCGTGTTAGACAGCAATAATATGGAAAAAATAGCTGATGAATATTCATCAGAACAGGAGTTAGGAAACTTAGGCAACACTAGGGATGAAAGCAAAGACGATATGCAAGCTAGTAGACGGGGCAAGGGTAGATCTAAAGAAGATTGTATGATATCATGA